In Daphnia magna isolate NIES linkage group LG5, ASM2063170v1.1, whole genome shotgun sequence, a single genomic region encodes these proteins:
- the LOC116922282 gene encoding uncharacterized protein LOC116922282, giving the protein MFPKRQATVRGSRRLPSTPRGRGRARGTPLLSRSSNSITLATSQEEDVAGPSGEEVVPNEEVVSSFRLPSTPQGRARGRPPLSRSSPNSITLDTSPEEDVAGPSLEENIASEEDDCDEESVDVEASLQQREPEPPPGSTPIPLTRQSTWPLWRTECFRNWSETENGKVHAICKLCNVFFMGSWKAFSNFSLHLSRVHMELFNKFLKSSNTSRQLPITAFARERNVSSSHQAKLDKYLTRAFVTGNIPLLFTRNEDFIKFLKLGIPGFVPPTDFTMRRRHVPNEYDCIKKVVEAKIGQCTAVTIILDIWSSKRMCGFIGFNLEAVTKTFEMFTAFLCIRHMTGRHTGEAILAEYEEVLKEWNIDPSLVVRVVTDNGWNMIKAFKVQFPKPSDPIPQSFDDSLESPLIEQADEMVQLELSDSTSGALTELLSIDPDDDEEWLGLNKDLDDSYLNVPRKTTSRTGPWQDEAGFGHSSSWQSTFQMSSKLRESCKAHDIQLVVEDGLKVLDQTAVSAVKRAGDIINSIRKSVTDTEVVFNAVKFRLVAKNATRWNSLLFSLQSLVKALDADPQIQSRLNATKDNKRKLSAVDIKILKEIILILIPFQEATDELQGDYETIGSVIPVYLDLSNKVSLTSFNVNGNFVLNPDCPLAGKISHCKGLVEALKASLHKRLSYVLNDTVYILGAILDPRFKTDWIASSPLNEEDVLDCVKSELVYRFRQMKDE; this is encoded by the exons ATGTTCCCAAAAAGGCAGGCCACGGTCAGAGGCTCTCGTAGGCTTCCATCAACACCTCGAGGTCGAGGTAGGGCCAGAGGAACACCCCTGTTAAGCCGCTCAAGTAACTCAATCACATTAG CCACTAGTCAAGAAGAAGATGTAGCTGGGCCTTCTGGGGAAGAAGTGGTACCTAACGAAGAAgtggtttcttcttttcggcTTCCATCAACACCTCAAGGTAGGGCCAGAGGTAGACCCCCGTTAAGCCGTTCATCACCTAACTCAATCACATTAG ACACTAGTCCAGAAGAAGATGTAGCTGGGCCTTCTTTGGAAGAAAATATAGCTAGCGAAGAAGATGATTGTGATGAAGAGTCTGTAGATGTGGAGGCCAGTCTGCAGCAGCGTGAACCTGAACCACCTCCAGGGTCAACGCCGATTCCACTTACCAGACAATCGACCTGGCCATTGTGGCGGACAGAGTGCTTTCGCAATTGGTCTGAAACTGAAAACGGAAAAGTTCATGCCATCTGCAAGTTATGCAACGTTTTCTTCATGGGCTCATGGAAAGCTTTCAGCAACTTTTCGCTTCATTTGAGTCGAGTTCACATGGAATTATTCAACAAGTTCCTCAAGTCCTCCAACACGTCTCGCCAATTACCAATCACCGCTTTTGCCAGAGAAAGGAACGTCAGCTCTAGTCACCAAGCCAAACTGGACAAGTACTTGACAAGAGCTTTTGTAACGGGAAACATTCCGCTCCTTTTCACTCGTAATGAAGACTTTATCAAGTTTCTGAAG CTCGGAATTCCTGGCTTTGTCCCCCCTACTGATTTTACAATGAGAAGAAGGCATGTTCCAAACGAATACGACTGCATCAAAAAAGTTGTGGAGGCAAAGATCGGGCAGTGCACAGCGGTAACCATTATCTTAGATATCTGGTCGTCGAAACGCATGTGCGGTTTTATTGGTTTCAATCTCGAAGCTGTAACGAAGACCTTCGAGATGTTCACTGCCTTCCTCTGCATTCGACATATGACAGGCAGGCACACTGGTGAAGCCATTCTTGCGGAATACGAGGAAGTTCTTAAAGAGTGGAATATCGACCCCTCTCTG GTTGTAAGGGTTGTGACCGATAACGGATGGAACATGATCAAAGCCTTCAAGGTTCAGTTCCCTAAACCCTCTGATCCAATTCCACAGTCGTTTGATGACTCCCTTGAATCGCCTTTGATTGAACAGGCAGATGAGATGGTTCAATTGGAACTTTCGGATTCTACTTCTGGGGCCTTGACTGAGTTGTTATCTATCGATCcagatgatgatgaagagTGGCTGGGATTAAACAAAGACCTAGACGACAGCTATTTAAACGTTCCCAGAAAGACAACTTCTCGTACAGGACCTTGGCAGGATGAAGCAGGTTTCGGTCATTCTTCTTCATGGCAATCGACTTTTCAGATGAGTAGCAAACTTCGAGAGTCCTGCAAAGCTCATGATATTCAGCTCGTTGTTGAAGACGGACTAAAAGTTCTTGAT caAACAGCAGTTAGTGCTGTTAAGCGCGCTGGGGATATTATCAACTCAATCCGAAAAAGTGTGACCGATACCGAAGTTGTTTTTAATGCAGTCAAGTTCCGATTGGTCGCCAAAAACGCAACTCGGTGGAACTCTCTGCTGTTCTCACTTCAGTCACTTGTCAAGGCCCTTGATGCTGACCCCCAGATTCAGTCTCGCCTGAACGCAACCAAAGACAACAAGCGAAAGCTGTCAGCTGTGGATATAAAGATACTGAAGGAGATAATCTTAATTCTGATCCCGTTTCAAGAAGCAACCGATGAACTTCAGGGTGACTACGAAACCATCGGCTCCGTAATTCCGGTCTACTTAGACTTGTCCAACAAAGTTTCATTGACTTCTTTTAATGTCAatggcaattttgttttgaacccGGACTGTCCTCTTGCTGGTAAGATCTCTCATTGCAAAGGTCTGGTAGAGGCACTTAAAGCTTCCCTACACAAGAGGCTGTCATATGTCTTAAACGACACTGTCTACATCTTAG GTGCTATTCTCGATCCGCGTTTCAAAACGGATTGGATTGCTAGTTCTCCCCTTAACGAAGAAGACGTTCTCGATTGCGTAAAATCTGAACTTGTGTATCGCTTTCGTCAGATGAAAGACGAATAA